One part of the Pseudopipra pipra isolate bDixPip1 chromosome 3, bDixPip1.hap1, whole genome shotgun sequence genome encodes these proteins:
- the PNPT1 gene encoding polyribonucleotide nucleotidyltransferase 1, mitochondrial isoform X2 encodes MAKGPACPARGRLRAAAAATPGPLRAALGAHPKCRGGARAVPVRDGGGGRQMELSSGKLAKFADGCAVVQLGDTAVMVTAVSKTKPAPSQFMPLVVDYRQKAAAAGRIPTNYLRRELGSTDKEILTSRVIDRSIRPLFPGGYFYDTQILCNLLAVDGVNDPDILAINGASAALALSDIPWNGPIGAVRVGLVDGETVINPTRKQMASSALNLVVAGAPQSQVVMLEATAENILQQDFCHAIKVGVKQSQHIIQGIQQLVRERGVAKRTGQKLFGAPEEIVECAKKLASNKIYAVFTDSSHDKISRDEAINKIRLETEEQLKEKFPEAEPYEIMESFNVVSKDIFRNLILNEYRRCDGRDLTSLRDIKCEVNMFKMLHGSALFQRGQTQVLCTVTFDSLESSVKSDLISTVVSGIKDKNFMLHYEFPPYATNEIGKVTGMNRRELGHGALAERALKPVIPPDFPFTIRVTSEVLESNGSSSMASACGGSLALMDAGVPVSSAVAGVAIGLVTKCSQEKGDIEDYRLLTDILGIEDYYGDMDFKMAGTNKGITALQVDLKLPGIPVKIVMEAIQQATTAKREILHIMNQTLAKPRPNRKESGPVVETIHVPLSKRLRFIGPGGYNLKKLQAQTGVTVSQLDEETYSVFAPTPGAMHEAREFIGEICKDDQEVNLEFGAIYTATITEIRDSGVMVKLYPNMTPVLLHNSQLDQRKIKHPSALGLEVGQEIQVKYFGRDPTDGRMRLSRKILQSPASTTLKTLTDKDSIVLGGAVPQTSSSSQ; translated from the exons ATGGCGAAGggtcctgcctgccctgcccgcgGGCGGCTCCGCGCTGCGGCTGCCGCTACTCCCGGGCCGCTCCGCGCTGCGCTGGGTGCCCACCCGAAATgccgcggcggggcccgggcaGTGCCAGTCCGTGACGGTGGAGGTGGGCGGCAG ATGGAGCTGTCTTCTGGAAAACTTGCCAAGTTTGCTGATGGTTGTGCTGTTGTTCAg CTGGGTGACACAGCAGTGATGGTCACAGCAGTCAGCAAAACCAAGCCTGCTCCATCTCAGTTTATGCCATTAGTG gtTGACTATCGACAgaaagctgctgcagcaggaaggatcCCTACAAACTACCTGAGAAGAGAGCTCGGCTCCACAGATAAAGAAATTCTTACAAGCAGAGTCATAG ATCGGTCAATCAGACCTCTCTTCCCAGGAGGATACTTTTATGATACACAG ATCCTTTGTAATCTTTTAGCAGTAGATGGTGTCAATGATCCTGATATTCTGGCCATCAATGGAG CTTCTGCAGCACTTGCACTGTCTGATATCCCCTGGAATGGTCCTATTG GTGCAGTGAGGGTGGGGCTGGTGGATGGGGAGACTGTTATCAACCCCACTCGAAAGCAGATGGCTTCCAGTGCTTTAAATTTGGTTGTGGCTGGAGCTCCACAGAGTCAAGTTG TTATGCTGGAAGCAACGGCCGAGAacatcctgcagcaggacttctGCCATGCCATCAAGGTGGGGGTGAAGCAGAGCCAGCACATCATCCAGGGCATCCAGCAGCTGGTGAGGGAGCGGGGTGTTGCCAAGAGGACCGGGCAGAAGCTGTTCGGGGCTCCCGAGGAGATCGTGGAGTGTGCCAAGAA ACTTGCTTCTAACAAGATCTATGCAGTGTTCACAGATTCTAGCCACGACAAA ATTTCAAGAGATGAAGCAATTAACAAAATCAGGCTGgaaacagaagagcagctgaaaG AAAAGTTCCCAGAGGCTGAGCCTTATGAAATCATGGAGTCTTTCAATGTGGTTTCAAAGGATATTTTTAGAAATCTCATTCTGAACGAATATAGAAG GTGTGACGGGAGAGATTTGACTTCCCTCAGAGACATCAAATGTGAGGTGAACATGTTCAAAATGCTTCATGGATCAGCCTTATTTCAAAGGGGTCAAACACAG GTGCTTTGTACAGTCACATTTGACTCCCTGGAGTCGAGTGTCAAATCAGATCTCATCTCCACGGTGGTGAG tGGCATAAAAGATAAAAACTTCATGCTGCATTATGAG TTTCCACCTTACGCCACCAACGAGATTGGCAAAGTCACTGGTATGAACAGAAGAGAGCTTGGACACG GTGCACTGGCAGAAAGAGCTTTGAAACCAGTTATTCCCCCGGATTTCCCGTTCACAATACGAGTTACTTCTGAAGTCTTAGAGTCTAATG GTTCCTCCTCCATGGCTTCTGCGTGCGGTGGGAGTTTGGCACTGATGGATGCAG GAGTCCCAGTGTCCAGTGCAGTGGCAGGTGTAGCCATAGGTCTCGTTACCAAATGCAGTCAGGAAAAGGGGGATATTGAGGATTATCGGCTGCTGACAGACATCCTG ggaaTTGAAGATTATTATGGAGATATGGATTTCAAGATGGCAGGTACTAATAAAGGAATAACTGCCCTGCAG GTTGATCTAAAACTGCCAGGAATACCAGTAAAAATTGTCATGGAAGCCATTCAGCAAGCCACAA ctGCCAAGAGGGAGATTTTACATATCATGAACCAAACGCTGGCAAAGCCCAGACCCAACAGGAAAGAAAGTGGACCAGTTGTAG AAACTATCCACGTTCCATTATCAAAAAGATTAAGATTCATCGGTCCTGGGGGTTATAATCTGAAAAAGCTTCAAGCACAGACCG GTGTGACTGTGAGTCAGCTGGATGAGGAGACTTACTCCGTGTTTGCCCCCACGCCCGGCGCCATGCACGAAGCGAGGGAGTTTATTGGGGAAATCTGCAAAGATGAT CAAGAAGTTAATTTGGAATTTGGTGCGATTTATACAGCCACAATAACTGAAATAAG GGATTCGGGAGTGATGGTAAAACTCTATCCAAACATGACACCGGTACTGCTTCATAATTCACAGCTCGATCAAAGGAAG attAAACACCCCAGTGCCCTGGGATTGGAAGTTGGACAAGAAATTCAg GTGAAATACTTTGGCCGAGACCCCACTGACGGCAGGATGAGGCTGTCACGGAAGATCCTGCAGTCCCCGGCCAGCACCACGCTGAAAACCCTGACTGACAAGGACAGCATCGTGCTGGGAGGGGCTGTTCCACAGACATCCTCCTCATCCCAGTGA
- the PNPT1 gene encoding polyribonucleotide nucleotidyltransferase 1, mitochondrial isoform X1: protein MAAATSCGRAALGALGRDGGGAAARWRRVLPALPAGGSALRLPLLPGRSALRWVPTRNAAAGPGQCQSVTVEVGGRKMELSSGKLAKFADGCAVVQLGDTAVMVTAVSKTKPAPSQFMPLVVDYRQKAAAAGRIPTNYLRRELGSTDKEILTSRVIDRSIRPLFPGGYFYDTQILCNLLAVDGVNDPDILAINGASAALALSDIPWNGPIGAVRVGLVDGETVINPTRKQMASSALNLVVAGAPQSQVVMLEATAENILQQDFCHAIKVGVKQSQHIIQGIQQLVRERGVAKRTGQKLFGAPEEIVECAKKLASNKIYAVFTDSSHDKISRDEAINKIRLETEEQLKEKFPEAEPYEIMESFNVVSKDIFRNLILNEYRRCDGRDLTSLRDIKCEVNMFKMLHGSALFQRGQTQVLCTVTFDSLESSVKSDLISTVVSGIKDKNFMLHYEFPPYATNEIGKVTGMNRRELGHGALAERALKPVIPPDFPFTIRVTSEVLESNGSSSMASACGGSLALMDAGVPVSSAVAGVAIGLVTKCSQEKGDIEDYRLLTDILGIEDYYGDMDFKMAGTNKGITALQVDLKLPGIPVKIVMEAIQQATTAKREILHIMNQTLAKPRPNRKESGPVVETIHVPLSKRLRFIGPGGYNLKKLQAQTGVTVSQLDEETYSVFAPTPGAMHEAREFIGEICKDDQEVNLEFGAIYTATITEIRDSGVMVKLYPNMTPVLLHNSQLDQRKIKHPSALGLEVGQEIQVKYFGRDPTDGRMRLSRKILQSPASTTLKTLTDKDSIVLGGAVPQTSSSSQ from the exons ATGGCGGCCGCCACGAGCTGCGGCCGCGCCGCGCTGGGCGCGCTGGGCCGcgatggcggcggggccgcggcgcgATGGCGAAGggtcctgcctgccctgcccgcgGGCGGCTCCGCGCTGCGGCTGCCGCTACTCCCGGGCCGCTCCGCGCTGCGCTGGGTGCCCACCCGAAATgccgcggcggggcccgggcaGTGCCAGTCCGTGACGGTGGAGGTGGGCGGCAG AAAGATGGAGCTGTCTTCTGGAAAACTTGCCAAGTTTGCTGATGGTTGTGCTGTTGTTCAg CTGGGTGACACAGCAGTGATGGTCACAGCAGTCAGCAAAACCAAGCCTGCTCCATCTCAGTTTATGCCATTAGTG gtTGACTATCGACAgaaagctgctgcagcaggaaggatcCCTACAAACTACCTGAGAAGAGAGCTCGGCTCCACAGATAAAGAAATTCTTACAAGCAGAGTCATAG ATCGGTCAATCAGACCTCTCTTCCCAGGAGGATACTTTTATGATACACAG ATCCTTTGTAATCTTTTAGCAGTAGATGGTGTCAATGATCCTGATATTCTGGCCATCAATGGAG CTTCTGCAGCACTTGCACTGTCTGATATCCCCTGGAATGGTCCTATTG GTGCAGTGAGGGTGGGGCTGGTGGATGGGGAGACTGTTATCAACCCCACTCGAAAGCAGATGGCTTCCAGTGCTTTAAATTTGGTTGTGGCTGGAGCTCCACAGAGTCAAGTTG TTATGCTGGAAGCAACGGCCGAGAacatcctgcagcaggacttctGCCATGCCATCAAGGTGGGGGTGAAGCAGAGCCAGCACATCATCCAGGGCATCCAGCAGCTGGTGAGGGAGCGGGGTGTTGCCAAGAGGACCGGGCAGAAGCTGTTCGGGGCTCCCGAGGAGATCGTGGAGTGTGCCAAGAA ACTTGCTTCTAACAAGATCTATGCAGTGTTCACAGATTCTAGCCACGACAAA ATTTCAAGAGATGAAGCAATTAACAAAATCAGGCTGgaaacagaagagcagctgaaaG AAAAGTTCCCAGAGGCTGAGCCTTATGAAATCATGGAGTCTTTCAATGTGGTTTCAAAGGATATTTTTAGAAATCTCATTCTGAACGAATATAGAAG GTGTGACGGGAGAGATTTGACTTCCCTCAGAGACATCAAATGTGAGGTGAACATGTTCAAAATGCTTCATGGATCAGCCTTATTTCAAAGGGGTCAAACACAG GTGCTTTGTACAGTCACATTTGACTCCCTGGAGTCGAGTGTCAAATCAGATCTCATCTCCACGGTGGTGAG tGGCATAAAAGATAAAAACTTCATGCTGCATTATGAG TTTCCACCTTACGCCACCAACGAGATTGGCAAAGTCACTGGTATGAACAGAAGAGAGCTTGGACACG GTGCACTGGCAGAAAGAGCTTTGAAACCAGTTATTCCCCCGGATTTCCCGTTCACAATACGAGTTACTTCTGAAGTCTTAGAGTCTAATG GTTCCTCCTCCATGGCTTCTGCGTGCGGTGGGAGTTTGGCACTGATGGATGCAG GAGTCCCAGTGTCCAGTGCAGTGGCAGGTGTAGCCATAGGTCTCGTTACCAAATGCAGTCAGGAAAAGGGGGATATTGAGGATTATCGGCTGCTGACAGACATCCTG ggaaTTGAAGATTATTATGGAGATATGGATTTCAAGATGGCAGGTACTAATAAAGGAATAACTGCCCTGCAG GTTGATCTAAAACTGCCAGGAATACCAGTAAAAATTGTCATGGAAGCCATTCAGCAAGCCACAA ctGCCAAGAGGGAGATTTTACATATCATGAACCAAACGCTGGCAAAGCCCAGACCCAACAGGAAAGAAAGTGGACCAGTTGTAG AAACTATCCACGTTCCATTATCAAAAAGATTAAGATTCATCGGTCCTGGGGGTTATAATCTGAAAAAGCTTCAAGCACAGACCG GTGTGACTGTGAGTCAGCTGGATGAGGAGACTTACTCCGTGTTTGCCCCCACGCCCGGCGCCATGCACGAAGCGAGGGAGTTTATTGGGGAAATCTGCAAAGATGAT CAAGAAGTTAATTTGGAATTTGGTGCGATTTATACAGCCACAATAACTGAAATAAG GGATTCGGGAGTGATGGTAAAACTCTATCCAAACATGACACCGGTACTGCTTCATAATTCACAGCTCGATCAAAGGAAG attAAACACCCCAGTGCCCTGGGATTGGAAGTTGGACAAGAAATTCAg GTGAAATACTTTGGCCGAGACCCCACTGACGGCAGGATGAGGCTGTCACGGAAGATCCTGCAGTCCCCGGCCAGCACCACGCTGAAAACCCTGACTGACAAGGACAGCATCGTGCTGGGAGGGGCTGTTCCACAGACATCCTCCTCATCCCAGTGA